In the Oncorhynchus gorbuscha isolate QuinsamMale2020 ecotype Even-year unplaced genomic scaffold, OgorEven_v1.0 Un_scaffold_27:::fragment_4:::debris, whole genome shotgun sequence genome, cacacacctttgtacCAGTTCCTTAGAGAGGTCATAACGTAAAAGCGGATGGCCTGGTTGGATCCCTGTTTCAGTACCGTGGCTGTCAGACCCTGGTACGTCCCCCTCAGGCCTGGAAGAGATATTGACAGCACAACACCATAACACATCAACACACAGCCAATAACCATCCCACAATCTTCCGTCCAATTACCATAAAATAACCATCCAATGGCCATGTCAGTTATGGTGAGACCAGAACAAATAACTGTCCAGCAGATGGCAGTAACTACTCCCTCTTCCCTTCACTAGTCTCtttcaaccagtggagaatgACTCCCCTCTCATTGAAGCCACGGAAGTTCAAGGCCAAACTCAGtaccacagatagaacaatgagtcAGATATTTCACCTGATGTATAAGTGTGAAGCATCCGCTTGGTGTTTCCACTCattaccaaatatggtgatgagaggaaggcCAGTGGCCGGCCAGTGGGAGAAGACATAGTGAGATGGATTTTGGCTGACATAATGCTAATTTTCTCATTGAGGAAAATTTTATCTCAATACAGTTTTTTGTTCCCTAAACCAGAATCTGTTACGAATAGACTGGACAAAGTTGTGTAGATTTGACCATTTGCCAAAGGAAAAAAATGCAGTTGTTTAGAAAGAGTGCATGGGCTAATTGAGTTACTGCACATCAGAGTAGACGTTCCTtaatggaaatatgcaaatacatgctagaacgcgccaataggatctcgctagctcgtgcttggctctgcacccctccttgcttgttctgcccactatgactcatttgttcccattggaaaTGACAGGCTGTGGTGCATCTTGGATTAGTTATAAAAATTGGCGGTACTGCAGGCATTGTTAGCAGAAAACGGGATCCCCTAAAATGTCAATCATCCTGTTACCTTCGGTTCTGATGATCTCCCCGACTCCATGGAAAAATCCCCGGTACTTTGGGTTGGCTGACGACTGGTCATGGATGAACTTTACCTGAAATGACACAAGCGGACGACACGGATTCAAATTATATGCAGATCTTTATTGATATCGACACCAACACACATGCAAATAACTGTTTAAGATTTCCTAAAACATACCTTGACCGTCTCCATGGGGCAGACCACCACCACAGCCTCAGCCATTCCTGCCCCCAGACCACAGAAAAGACCCCGGGTACTGTCCAGCTTCCCATTCTCATCACGCATCTTATTACTGAGGAACTCAAACATACCAAACCTGATAGAGAGAGCGGTTGTCAGGGACATAGAAAAGATACACAGAGACAAATAAAcagtgtgtggtgtagtgtggttgtatgtctgtgtgttgtacctgACAGCTGCTTTGGGTATGGAGCCATAGAGCAGTGAGCTGAGCCCTCTGTACAGACCCCTCACCCCATGACCGTCTACCGTCTGTttcacacagtcaactacagggaGGGAAAGGAAAAGGGACAGAGAGAATCAGGGTGAGAAATGACAAACATACACAGTCAACTGCAGATATTTCAACTCGGCTTAAGGTATTTTGTGCATAGAGTTTTGTGCACGTTACATGTGGAACATTCAATAGTATCACCAAAAAGTAATGCATGGATATAGGAAAGTGTCAGTGACAGTCATGGTGCTTGCATCTATGTAGGTTGGCATTTGTTGTCATGACTCAtgtactggaggcagctctgcagagtggtcactacctggcacagccacaaagtcagcaAATCTGATGttatcccgagtggcgcagaggtctaagacaatatatctcagtgctagacgcgtcactacagaccctggttcgattccaggctgagTCCGCATAGGGCGATGCACAATTTGATCagcttcgtccgggttaggggttAACCGGggtagtcattgtaaataagaatttgttcttaactgacttgcctaattaaataatggttaaataaaatacttttttttaaatggttttgCCACACTgcttaaccttaaattaagacaaaAAAGCGAACTTTTGTCTTCATAAATGTTTACAATTGAAACAATTTTGACTTTGAAGCCGGCCCATCTAGCAGAAGGCGATGAGTTTTACCCTGAAGGCAGAACTGATGACAAACATCAACTTGAAGCTTCTACAGTTAACAGTTCATGAGTATGAACTCAGAACTGATGACAAACATCAACTTGAAGCTTCTACAGTTAACAGTTCATGAGTATGAACTCAGAACTGATGACAAACATTAACTTGAAGCTTCTACAGTTAACAGTTCATGAGTATGAACTCAGAACTGACTGACAAACATTAACTTGAAGCTTCTACAGTTAACAGTTCATGAGTATGAACTCAGAACTGACTGACAAACATGTTGCTCAGGAGCGACTCCAACCAAAGTCCACTGACTCTAAACACACAGATAACACagctaggcacacacacacacccctcaggaAAGTGTAGACCCATTTAGTACAGATCCTTGGTTCAAGGCTTTTCATTAATCTGCCATGTAAGGTCTACTGCAAACAGCTATCTCTGTTTCAATGTGTGTCAATGATGGACTGTTACTGCTATTACTGGTAACAATATAGGAAATCATGTAAAAGTAACAAAATAATTCCCTTTCCTGTTTGGGAGAAACTGTTGGAACAGATACCCACCAATGCCTTTATATCTGGGAGGGTTGGCCTTCTCATCCAGCTGCAGCTGAGTCTTCACATACTCTGTAGGGAATGTAATACAGATCTCTATTCCTCCAGCAATAccacctagagagagggagagacagagaaagtgttAAGGTTGGGCTGATCACTATACCCCCTGCTCAATCTGAAACAGTCACAAGTTctcagtcaatactttgtagaagcacctttggcagcgattacagcggtctttctgggtaagtctcaaagagctttccacacctgcaTTGTGCAACATTattccattattattttcaaaattctacAAGCTCTGTCAaactggttgttgatcattgcaagacaaccattttcaggtcttgccatagtttttacttaaatctacttgaaaatctaactagaccactcaggaacattcactatcTTCTTGGTCAGAAAATCCAGTGTAtacttggccttgtgttttaggttattgtcctgctgaaaaggtgAAGTCAACtcacagtgtctggtggaaagcagactgaatcagcTTTCCCTCTAGGATTATGCCTGGGCTTTGCTCCATTCAGTtgattttttatcctgaaaaactcctcagtccttaacgattacaagcttACCCAGATcacgatgcagccaccactatgcttgaaaatattgaGAGTAGTATTCAGTAATTTGTTGTATTGGATTTAACACATTGTATTCAGGgtaaaagtgaattgctttgcctcATTTTCTGCAGTTTTACTTCAGTGCCTTGTTGaaaacaggatacatgttttggaatatttgtattctgtacaggcttcatctcttttcactctgtcaattgggttagtattgtagagtaagTATCATGTTGTTGaaccatcctcagttctctcctatcacagccattcaactcaaACTATTTTAaactcaccattggcctcatagtgaaatccctgactgggtgtattgatacaccatccaaaatgtaattaataacttcaccatactaAAAAGGGTattcaatgttttttattttttattaatccatctaccaataggtacccTCTTTGCAAGGCATTGCAAAACttccttggtctttgtggttgaatctgtgtttgaaatccactgctcgactgagggaccttacagatagataattgtatgtgtggggtacagagatgaggtagtcaatcaaaaatcatgttaaacaccattattgcacacagagtgagtccatgcaaattATTATGCGACTTGTTAATACATCCCCTAACACGAACTTAAGGCTTGACACAAGACATTATTGACTCGAGACATTCCAGCTTTACATTATTCTACTTcgacattattgggtattgtgtgtaggccagagaCAAACAAATctatatttaatctattttaaattcaggctgtaacaacaaaacatggaaaaagtcaaggggtgtgaatactttctgaaggcactgtagatgagTCTTCTCTGCTAGCTGAATGATGTCATCCTTTTATGTATAGCATGTGTTATTACCGCATTCACAAATAAAATATGTAATAATATTATAAAGAATCAAAGTGTTTCAATAACTTAACAATTCAAAAAGATCAACAGTGTAGGACTTTTCTCTGTAACTGTAGTTTTATTGGTAACCTCATAGTTCCACCTTAACAGCAGTAGCTCCACACATCTGCAGTTGAATGGCAAACAGAAAGAAGGTCTCTGATTGGTTCAACTGGGATTCTGCCCACAGGATACTCCCCTCTGTGCTGTTCCTGATCAGTGGGGGTGTGACTAGTCATCTCTAGTGACCACAGCCACATACCTGCCTATTTCTACAATGCATCTTCtttaaatgtgattttaaacctgacaataaccttaaccacactgctaaccttatgtcgAAGCCTAACCTTAATTTAAGACCAAAAATCTTACGATAAatccaattttgactttgtggctgtggtaaccgGTGTTCTCCACTGGAACAGAGAAAGTAGTACACACATAGGGTGCGTTCCTCTTGCCTGGGAATTAGTGACACATGCCAGATCTTACAATGCCGGATAGGTATTTtacatatcagctaaccacatcatgctgtatgttatagcaatctggcGTCTGCGGCACAGGCAATGATGTGGCACACAACCAGCATCAGCGCTtcatcaacctcaggaggctgaagaaattcgtctTTGCCCCCGACCCACAGCCTGTTCCCCTGCTATCATCTAGAAGGCGGAGatagtacaagtgcatcaaagctgggaccgagagacagctcctatctccaggccatcagactgttaaatagtcactaCTAGCCAGCTTCCACCCAGTACACTGacctgaactttagtcactgttactagccagctaccatccggtactctaccctgcaccttagagacgcCTGCTCTGTGTATATAGTCCTTGAACTGCATTCTAGTCACGGCttatcctgtataactactgctgtatacaacttttctattcatatactgcaAATAACTGTCGAAACAAACCATCACACacataatacagttgaagttggaagtttacatacaccgaagcaaaatacatttaaactcagtttcacaattcctgacatttaatcctagtaaaaattcccagtttaaggtcagttaggatcaccacttaattttaagaatgtgaaatgtcagagtaatagtagagtgatttatttaagcttttatttatttcatcacattcccagtgggtcagaagtttacatacattcaattagtatttggtagcattgcctttaaattttttaacttgggtcaaatgttttgggtaggcttccacaagcttcccacaataagttgggtgaattttggcccattcctcctgacagagctggtgaaactgagtcaggtttgtaggccactttgctcgcacatgctttttcagtttggcccacacattttctataggattgaagtcatggctttgtgatggtcactccaataccttgactttgttgtcttttagccatttttccacaactttggaagtatgcttggggtcattgtccatttggaggacccatttgcaaccaagctttaacttcctgactgatgtcttgagatgttacttcaatatatccacatcattttccttcctcatgacgccatctattttgcgaaatgcaccagtccctcctgcagcaaagcacccccacaatatgatactgccacccccgtgctccacgtttgggatggtgctcttcggcttgcaagcctcccactttttcctccaaacataacatttacatttaagtcatttagcagacgctcttatccagagcgacttacaaattggtgcattcaccttatgacatccagtggaacagtcactttacaatagtgcatctaaatcttaaaggggggtgagaaggattacttatcctatcctaggtattccttaaagaggtggggtttcaggtgtctccggaaggtggtgattgactccgctgtcctggcgtcgtgagggagtttgttccaccattggggggccagagcagcgaacagttttgactgggctgagcgggaactgtacttcctcagtggtagggaggcgagcaggccagaggtggatgaacgcagtgcgcttgtttgggtgtagggcctgatcagagcctggaggtactgaggtgccgttcccctcacagctccgtaggcaagcaccatggtcttgtagcggatgcgagcttcaactggaagccagtggagagagcggaggagcggggtgacgtgagagaacttgggaaggttgaacaccagacgggctgcagcgttctggatgagttgtaggggtttaatggcacaggcagggagcccagccaacagcgagttgcagtaatccagacgggagatgacaagtgcctggattaggacctgcgccgcttcctgtgtgaggcagggccgtactctgcggatgttgtagagcatgaacctacaggaacgggccaccgccttgatgttagttgagaacgacagggtgttgtccaggatcacgccaaggttcttagcgctctgggaggaggacacaatggagttgtcaaccgtgatggcgagatcatggaacgggcagtccttccccaggaggaagagcagctccttcttgccgaggttcagcttgaggtggtgatccgtcatccacactgatatgtctgccagacatgcagagatgcgattcgccacctgatcattatggccaaacagttctattttatcatcccagaggacatttctccaaaaagtacaatctttgtccccatatgcagttgcaaaccgtggtctggctttttaatggcggttttggagcagtggcttcttccttgctgagcggcctttcaggtttgtcgatataggactcgttttacttcgCTCACGCAAATTCTCTTGTTATTACACAATAGGCTCTAAATTCTGCCCAGTGCCCAGCACCTTCCGTCATAAAGTTAGATATTTATAATTAGACATGTCTAACGGTTTCCTCATAACAGGATAGGAGAAAGACAATCCAGTTTGTCAGGTCTGACTACTGAGATCGCAATCGTCTCTGGGCTAATAGACAGCTTTACTGACTGGTCTCTGGTGGGAGGAAACATTCAAGCAAAACACGCTGAAATAAGTGATCGTGCAACAATGATACTTCAATATGAGTTGACTTTTTAACTGACCTACTACAACTCTCTATGTTGAGAAAGAAAGGCTCAGATTTAAAGATGAGGAGCAAGCCAAAATACTGCATAGCCAAATATAATGTAATCTGTGTAGATGAGGGTGTTGAAGACCATAGTTTATGCTCAACAACATGACCAATTCATTGATTTACATTTATGACACATTTTACTGGGTCTCAGAGTGCTTGCATTCTATGGGGGTAATAAAGTACAAAAACTGCAAAAAAAAGTGAACagtgaagaaagaaaaaaa is a window encoding:
- the LOC124017543 gene encoding tricarboxylate transport protein B, mitochondrial-like yields the protein MSGNPTFVSPFHRPRCLAAAAPAGKAKLTHPGKAILAGGIAGGIEICITFPTEYVKTQLQLDEKANPPRYKGIVDCVKQTVDGHGVRGLYRGLSSLLYGSIPKAAVRFGMFEFLSNKMRDENGKLDSTRGLFCGLGAGMAEAVVVVCPMETVKVKFIHDQSSANPKYRGFFHGVGEIIRTEGLRGTYQGLTATVLKQGSNQAIRFYVMTSLRNWYKGDDPNKAINPLVTGAFGAFAGAVSVFGNTPLDVIKTRMQGLEAHKYKSTLDCAVKIMKHEGPKAFYKGTVPRLGRVCMDVAIVFIIYEEVVKVLNKVWKTD